A single Cucumis melo cultivar AY chromosome 4, USDA_Cmelo_AY_1.0, whole genome shotgun sequence DNA region contains:
- the LOC103502571 gene encoding cytochrome P450 CYP82D47-like yields MDLPLHLIFSSNLALTAILFTLLLFLYALFTSFIHGHRNRLPPQPDGAWPVIGHLPLLTGKELLHNTLGKFADTYGPIFMLRLGTNKTLIVSGSEVAKECFTTNDKNFASRPKFAAAHLLGYNYAMFGVSPYGSHWRHIRKIVMLELLANHRMNRLQHIPRLEVQNSIQDLHELCRSNKKVVVEMERWFGDITLNTIFKMVIGKRFSIAFKGIDGEEYQNALKDFFNLFIAFVPSDLFPLLRWFDFGGYKKSMKKTAKIMDEMHDKWLREHREKRNSVGVGIEDQDLMHIMLSITKDEDFSGYDVDTIIKSTCLAMILGGFHTTTAEMVWALSLLLKHEEALKNVQLELDERVGRERQVNESDINDLIYLQAVVKETLRLYPAAQLSVPHESIEDCTVAGYHVPAGTRLWVNLYKLQRDPNVWESPTEFRPERFLTSEKNYDVNGQTPEFIPFGSGRRICPGISFATQVMHLTLARLLHEFQIGLPSQEPLNMEESVALNITKKVPLEVVVTPRLSPQIYT; encoded by the exons ATGGATCTTCCTCTTCACCTCATATTCTCATCTAACCTTGCTCTAACTGCCATACTCTTCACCCTTCTCCTCTTTCTCTATGCTCTGTTCACTTCATTTATCCACGGTCATCGTAACAGACTACCGCCCCAACCCGACGGTGCTTGGCCGGTCATCGGCCACCTCCCTCTACTCACTGGAAAAGAACTCCTTCACAATACCTTGGGGAAATTTGCTGACACCTATGGACCAATCTTTATGCTCAGGTTAGGTACCAATAAAACCTTGATTGTTAGTGGATCGGAAGTAGCAAAAgagtgttttactaccaatgaCAAAAATTTTGCATCTCGCCCGAAATTTGCTGCCGCTCATCTTCTTGGCTATAACTATGCCATGTTTGGTGTTAGCCCATATGGTTCTCATTGGAGGCATATTCGTAAAATAGTCATGCTCGAACTTCTTGCTAACCACCGTATGAACAGGCTACAACACATTCCGAGGTTAGAGGTTCAGAATTCAATCCAGGATCTACATGAGCTATGTAGATCAAATAAGAAAGTGGTAGTGGAGATGGAGAGGTGGTTTGGAGATATAACTCTAAACACCATATTTAAGATGGTCATTGGAAAAAGATTCTCCATTGCTTTTAAAGGGATTGATGGGGAAGAGTATCAGAATGCATTgaaagatttttttaatttgtttatcgCTTTCGTTCCGTCAGATTTGTTTCCGTTGTTAAGATGGTTTGACTTTGGGGGATACAAGAAATCCATGAAGAAGACAGCGAAAATTATGGACGAGATGCATGATAAATGGCTTAGAGAGCatagagagaaaagaaattccGTTGGAGTGGGGATTGAAGATCAAGATCTCATGCACATCATGTTGTCTATAACCAAGGACGAGGATTTTTCCGGCTACGATGTCGATACCATCATCAAATCTACATGTTTG GCCATGATATTGGGTGGATTTCACACCACAACAGCAGAAATGGTATGGGCTCTTTCATTACTCCTAAAACATGAAGAAGCACTCAAGAACGTCCAACTTGAATTAGATGAACGAGTTGGGAGAGAAAGACAAGTGAATGAATCAGACATAAATGATTTGATATATCTCCAAGCAGTTGTGAAGGAAACGTTGCGTCTATATCCTGCAGCACAACTTTCAGTCCCTCATGAATCTATTGAAGATTGTACAGTGGCAGGTTATCACGTTCCAGCAGGCACAAGATTATGGGTTAATCTTTATAAACTCCAAAGAGATCCAAATGTTTGGGAGAGTCCAACAGAATTTCGTCCAGAGAGGTTTTTGACAAGTGAAAAGAATTATGATGTGAATGGACAAACTCCAGAATTTATACCATTTGGGAGTGGTAGAAGAATTTGTCCTGGAATTTCGTTTGCCACTCAAGTTATGCATTTGACACTTGCAAGACTACTTCATGAGTTTCAAATTGGACTGCCATCTCAAGAGCCACTTAACATGGAAGAGAGTGTTGCGTTGAATATTACCAAGAAAGTTCCACTTGAAGTTGTCGTAACTCCACGTCTTTCTCCTCAAATTTATACATGA